The sequence GCTTCTGCGTGAGGATCGAGTAGATGACGCGCTGGAGCTCCTCCGGCTCGAGCTTGTGGAAGCCATCGAGCGGGGCGAGCCCACCGTCGACGCGGATGGTCGGGGCCGCACCTACCGTGAGGTGAAGGTCCGAGGCCTTTGCCGCGAGCATCGCGCGCAGCGCGGCGCTCAGGTCGAAGTCGTCCTGGCGGACCTCGTTGTTCATCCCGACACGGGCACGGGCGGGGGTGGCGAAGTGGCGTCCCGCGTTCGAGGCGGGCGCCTCGGCCGCGGTGGGCTGCTGGCCAGTCGCGGGCGGCGCGGCCGGGCGCGCGGGCTGAGCAGGCTGCTGCTGCGTCGGCTGCGTGGGCGCTGGCTGCGCGGGAGCCGGGTTGAAGCTCGCGGGCTGGGCCGGAGCCGTGGGGCGCACGGGCGGCTGACCCTGCGTCGCCTGAGGGATGAACGGCTGGCGCTGCACCACTGGTGCGCCGGCGGTCTGCGGTGCACCGGCAGCCTGAGGAACGCCAGCGGCCTGCGGAGAACCAGCAGCCTGCGTCGGCGAAGGGACATACGACGGCGGAGCCTGGAACTGCGGGGCGGGCTGCTGAGGCGCCACGGGAGGCTGCGCCGGGACCTGCGCGGGCACGCCGGGCGCGGACGAAGCGGTCGGCACGAACGTGGGAGCGGCGGGCGCGGGCGAACCCTGGCCCGGCGCACCCTCAGGCATGAACGACGTCATCGGCACTTCCCCTCAGCACTCACTTCATAGCACAACGATGGCTTCTCGCGACAGTAATCGGCAGATCCGGCCTGGTACTCAACCGAAAGCCCCACGAAAGGACATTCGTGAGAATGATACCGATACAAGACACGTCCCCTACTTGACGACACGCAGAAGCTCCTCGACCGTCGTGAGGCCATCCTGGGCCTTCGCCCAGCCGTCCTCAAGGAGCGACTCCATGCCCGCCTTCTTCGCGGCACGGGTGATCTCCGCGGCCGAGGCGCGATCGACTGCGAGCCGCTCGATCTCCTCGTTCACCGGCATGATCTCGTGGAGCGCGACGCGTCCGCGGTAGCCGGTGTTCGAGCACGAGTTGCAGCCCATCGCCTTGACGAGGGTGGGCATCTCGGTCTCGGTCCAGTTGAAGCGCGCCACCTCGGACTCGGTCGGCGTGTACTCCTCGCAGCAGCGCTGACATACGCGGCGCGCGAGGCGCTGGGCGACCACGCAGTCCACGGCGGACCCCACGAGGAACGGTTCGATGTCCATCTCGATGAGTCGCGTGATGGCCGACGGAGCGTCGTTCGTGTGGAGGGTCGACAGCACAAGGTGACCGGTGAGCGCCGCCTCGATCGCGATCTGCGCGGTCTCGTGGTCGCGGATCTCACCAAGGAGCACGACGTCGGGGTCGGCACGAAGGATGGATCGCAGGGCGCCGGCGAAGGTGAGGCCCGCCTTGACGTTCACCTGCACCTGGTTGATGCCCTCGATGCGGTACTCGACCGGGTCCTCGACTGTGATGACGTTGATCTCGGGTCGCGCGATCTGGTTGAGGGTCGCGTACAGCGTCGTGGACTTTCCCGAGCCGGTCGGGCCTGTCACGAGGATCATGCCGTAGGGCTTGGTGAAGGACGACGAGAAGATCTGGTAGTTGCCCTCGCGGATGCCGAGATCCGCGAGCTCCATCGTCGCCGTGGAGTTGTCGAGGATACGCATGACGATCTTCTCGCCCCACACCGTGGGCAGCGCGGCGACGCGGAGGTCGATCTTCTTGCCCTGGTGGTTGACGGACAGACGGCCGTCCTGCGGCTTGCGGCGCTCGGCGATGTCCATGTCGGCCATGATCTTGAGGCGGGACAGCACGCCGTTCTGCAGGGCCTTCGGAGCGCGCTGCATCTCGTGGAGCACACCGTCGATGCGGTAGCGGACCCGCAGCTCCTTCTCCCCCGGCTCGATGTGGATGTCCGAGGCACGGTCCTGGATGGCCTGGGTGATGAGCAGGTTCACGAAGCGGACGATGGGCGCGTCGTCCTCGACGACCGCGGACATGTCCGACAGATCCTCGACGGCCTCGTCCTCGAGCGAGCCCTGGAGGTCCTCGATCTCGTGGTCGGCACGGCAGTACCGGTCGATCGCCTGCAGCAGGTCGTCGTGCGCGGCGACGACGGGAAGGATCTTGTAGTTGGTCAGCGACTGGAAGTCGTCGACGGCGACGACGTTGCCCGGGTTCGACATCGCGAGCTTGAGCATGCCGTCCTCGAACCCGAGGGGAAGCGCCGAGTGCCGGCGGCATACCTGGGCGGAGACGAGCGATACGGCAGTGCGGTCCACCTGGTAGTCGGTGAGCTCGACGAACTCCATGCCGACCTGGCTCGCGAGTGCCTTCACGAGCTGCGGCTCGGTGAGCATGCCGAGCTCGACCAGCGTGCGGCCCAGGGACTGACCGCGCTGCTGTTGCGCGTCGATCGCGTCCATGAGCTGGTCCTCGGTGACCAGTCCCTCCTCAAGGAGGATCGAACCGAGCTGCTTCACTGTGACTCCCTCATGCCCATCGGCTGCTCGCCAGGGCCCATCGCCCTGCGAACCTAACATCGGCACCCGGGCCAGGGAACACGAGAGTCGGAATAATCACACTTGGGCTAGCGCGTCGCTCAATGTCCGAATCTGGACGGTCCTGCCCGTCATGAGGCGCACCTGCTCGGCTGCCTGGTGGAGGAGCATGCGTTGACCTCCCACGAAGGTGCCGCCACCCGCGAGCCACGACTCGGCCAAGGGTGTCACGAGCGGGTCGTAGACCACGTCCAGGAGCACGCCTCGAACCGAGTGGACGCGTGCGCCGAGCGCTGCGCCCGCCGACGCCGGGATCGTCGAGACGACCACGTCCGCTTGGCATGCTCGCGCGACGACCGCATCGTCCGCATCGTCCGTGCCGAGCGGCACGAGCACAGGCGAGACGCCCATGCGCGACGCGGCGCGCACCAGTCCCCCGGCGCGCCCCCGGTTGCGGACGGCGACCACGGGCGAGGTGCAGCCCAGCTGCCCGAGCGCGGCGAGCGTCGAGGTGGCGGTCGCTCCCCCGCCGATCACCACGGCAGAGTTCACCCGCTCGAGGCCGCCCTCGCGAAGCGCGGCGACGATGCCGTGGACGTCGGTGTTCGCGCCGACGAGCTGACGCTGAGAGCCGACGTGCTGGACGACGACCGTGTTGAGAGCGCCGACCAGCTTCGCCATGGGCTCCACGAAGTCCATCAGCGGCATGGCCGCGACCTTGAGCGGCATGGTCAGCGACAGTCCGGCCCACTCCGGGCCGAGGCCGCCGATGAAGTCACCGAGGCCTTCCTCCGTGACGTCGTACGCGTCGTACTCCCAGTCGAGCCCGAGCTCGGCGTACGCAGCACGATGCAGCACCGGCGAGAGCGAATGGGCGATGGGGTGCCCGAGCACCCCCGCCCTGCGCGGCGAAGAGCTCACGAGATCAGTCGTCGCTGTTCTTCGCGTACCACTCCTGGAGCTGCTGCACATTGACCAGGTGCTCCTCGTACGTCTCGGCGTACTTGGTCTTGCCGGTCGTGAGGTTGACGGTCACGAAGTAGAGGTAGTCGTGGTTCGCGGGATCGATCGCGGCCTGGATCGATGCCTCACCGGGGCCGGCGATCGGGCCCGGGGGCAGCCCCGTGTACAGGTAGGTGTTGTACGGGCTGTCGATCGCACGCTCGTCGTCCGACGTGAAGACGCCCTCCGAGGGCGAGATGTACTTCACCGTCGAGTCGAGCTGGAGCATCATGTCGAGATCGAGGCGGTTGTAGATCACGCCCGCGATCTTCGCGCGGTCCTTGTCCTGACGGGCCTCGCGCTCCACGAGGGAGGCGACGATCAGGGTCTCCTCCCAGTTCTCCTCCGAGACGCCGTTGCGCTCGAGCACGGAGATCGTGGTCGACACCATGGTCGACAGCACGTCCGTGGGGGTGACGCCGGGGTTGAACGAGTACGTCGACGGGAACAGCCAGCCCTCGAGGTTTCCCTCCGCCTCCTCGGGCAGTCCGAGCGCCTCGGTGTCCTCCGCGGCCTCCGCGACCTCCTCCTTGGTGTAATCCGTGAGGTCGGCGATCTTCTGGTAGTACGTGTCGAGCGTCTTGCCCTCGACCACGGTGATCGTGCGGATCTCGCGGTAGTCGGGGTCGAGCAGCTGGAGCACGGCCGACGCGGCGGACATCTCGCGCTGCATGAAGTAGTAGCCCGCCTGGATGCTCGCGGAGTCCGGGTTGTCGTTGTAGGCCTGGATGAAGGCCTCGGTCGAGGCGACGACGCCCGCGTCGTACAGGGTCTGCGCGATCTGCGCGCCCGTGTCACCCGACTCGATGATGACCTGGACCGTGCCCTGACCGGTGCCCTCGAAGTCCTCGATCGCGACCTCGCCGCCACCGAGCGACTGGAAGAAGTTGTAGGCGATCGAGCCGCCCAGCGCGAGCACGACCAATCCGACGGCGGTGGCCACCAGGGTCCACTTGCGTCGCGTCGCACGGCGCTTGCGCCGCTGCAGGCGGCGCATGTCGAGCGACGTGGTCGACGTTGGCTCGGCCTCGAACAGGTCAGTCATCGTTCCCCTTGCTGGACGGGACCTCGGTCGTCACCGAGCCGAGGTTGTCTCTCTTCTGCACTTCCAGAGCGGTCTCGAGGATCACCACGGCGGCCGCCTGGTCGATGACCTGGCGCTGTGCCTTGGCGGATCGCCCGGCGGCGCTCATCTGCCGCGACGCCGAGGCGGTCGAGAACCGCTCGTCGATCAAACGCACTGTAGCGGGTGTGAGTTCCGCGAGCCGCGCGGCGAAGTCCCGCGCGTCGGCCGCGGAGGTGCCCTCGCGCCCCTTCAGTGTACGCGGCAGCCCCACGAAGACCTCGGTCGCGGAACGCTCCGCGACGAGGTCGGCGACCTCCTGCACCGCCTTCGGCGACCGCTGCACGGTGCCGACGGGGAAGGCCATCAGGCCGTCGGGGTCGCTCGCGGCGACGCCGACGCGGACTGTGCCGACGTCGACGCCGAGGCGCACGTGCCTATCCACGGTTCGCGATCGCTGCCTCGACTGCCTCGAGCGCCGCTCCGATCGCGGTCGCGTCCTGGCCGCCTCCCTGCGCGAGGTCGGGCTTGCCGCCGCCTCCGCCGCCAAGGACGCCCGCGGCGATCTTCACGAGGTCGCCCGCCTTGATCTTCAGGTCGCGCGCGGCCTGGTTGGTGCCGATCACGATCTGCGGACGCCCGCCGATCGCGGCCGACGCGGCGACCACGGCGGGCGCCGACTCGCCGAGGCGCGCGCGGATGTCCATCACGAGGGTGCGCAGGTCGTCAGACTCCCCCGCCGCGTCGGACTCGTGGGCGACGACGCGCACGCCGCCGATCTCCTTTGCGGTGTCCACGAGAGAGCCAGCGGCGTCGCGCATGGCCTGCGCGCGGAAGCCTGCGAGCTGCTTCTCCGCGTCGGAGACGCGCTCGAGCAGTTTCTCGATGCGGCCCTTGAGCTCGCCCGGCTGGACCTTGAGGGTCGAGGTGAGCTCGCTCACGAGCGCGCGCTCGGCGGCGAGGTGCTCGAAGGCCTCGAAGCCGACGAAGGCCTCGATGCGGCGCGAGCCCGAGCCGACTGAGGACTCCGTGCTGACCGCGACCATGCCGACCTGGCTCGAGTGCTCGACGTGGGTGCCACCGCACAGCTCGCGCGACCACGGACCGCCGATCTGGACGACGCGCACATTCGAGTCGTCGTACGTCTC comes from Demequina sp. NBRC 110054 and encodes:
- a CDS encoding GspE/PulE family protein, whose product is MKQLGSILLEEGLVTEDQLMDAIDAQQQRGQSLGRTLVELGMLTEPQLVKALASQVGMEFVELTDYQVDRTAVSLVSAQVCRRHSALPLGFEDGMLKLAMSNPGNVVAVDDFQSLTNYKILPVVAAHDDLLQAIDRYCRADHEIEDLQGSLEDEAVEDLSDMSAVVEDDAPIVRFVNLLITQAIQDRASDIHIEPGEKELRVRYRIDGVLHEMQRAPKALQNGVLSRLKIMADMDIAERRKPQDGRLSVNHQGKKIDLRVAALPTVWGEKIVMRILDNSTATMELADLGIREGNYQIFSSSFTKPYGMILVTGPTGSGKSTTLYATLNQIARPEINVITVEDPVEYRIEGINQVQVNVKAGLTFAGALRSILRADPDVVLLGEIRDHETAQIAIEAALTGHLVLSTLHTNDAPSAITRLIEMDIEPFLVGSAVDCVVAQRLARRVCQRCCEEYTPTESEVARFNWTETEMPTLVKAMGCNSCSNTGYRGRVALHEIMPVNEEIERLAVDRASAAEITRAAKKAGMESLLEDGWAKAQDGLTTVEELLRVVK
- the mltG gene encoding endolytic transglycosylase MltG; this translates as MTDLFEAEPTSTTSLDMRRLQRRKRRATRRKWTLVATAVGLVVLALGGSIAYNFFQSLGGGEVAIEDFEGTGQGTVQVIIESGDTGAQIAQTLYDAGVVASTEAFIQAYNDNPDSASIQAGYYFMQREMSAASAVLQLLDPDYREIRTITVVEGKTLDTYYQKIADLTDYTKEEVAEAAEDTEALGLPEEAEGNLEGWLFPSTYSFNPGVTPTDVLSTMVSTTISVLERNGVSEENWEETLIVASLVEREARQDKDRAKIAGVIYNRLDLDMMLQLDSTVKYISPSEGVFTSDDERAIDSPYNTYLYTGLPPGPIAGPGEASIQAAIDPANHDYLYFVTVNLTTGKTKYAETYEEHLVNVQQLQEWYAKNSDD
- a CDS encoding shikimate dehydrogenase, with amino-acid sequence MSSSPRRAGVLGHPIAHSLSPVLHRAAYAELGLDWEYDAYDVTEEGLGDFIGGLGPEWAGLSLTMPLKVAAMPLMDFVEPMAKLVGALNTVVVQHVGSQRQLVGANTDVHGIVAALREGGLERVNSAVVIGGGATATSTLAALGQLGCTSPVVAVRNRGRAGGLVRAASRMGVSPVLVPLGTDDADDAVVARACQADVVVSTIPASAGAALGARVHSVRGVLLDVVYDPLVTPLAESWLAGGGTFVGGQRMLLHQAAEQVRLMTGRTVQIRTLSDALAQV
- the ruvX gene encoding Holliday junction resolvase RuvX — encoded protein: MDRHVRLGVDVGTVRVGVAASDPDGLMAFPVGTVQRSPKAVQEVADLVAERSATEVFVGLPRTLKGREGTSAADARDFAARLAELTPATVRLIDERFSTASASRQMSAAGRSAKAQRQVIDQAAAVVILETALEVQKRDNLGSVTTEVPSSKGNDD